One window of the Zygotorulaspora mrakii chromosome 6, complete sequence genome contains the following:
- a CDS encoding uncharacterized protein (similar to Saccharomyces cerevisiae STB1 (YNL309W) and YOL131W; ancestral locus Anc_3.37), with product MMAIAGEIQGQENLSDEQEQEIANMILKRAELAQMTRQLKVNLSKVPSPNVSHDSNCKVTRKRKSKTGGDREIEEAISKVSPKKNRVKNDADIKDKGNQDDIHLSPVKAYRRPGTPPPGPPASSSSSLRSDGDLLGKSEDIPTTPKPNKSQNIPPVIVSGVTSVKDKDNKHAHLDHGMKQVMRTPRRLSNHTRTGSENDVAVDLLMYLATSPYTSSSSLRGSRHGAHEMSHIPTTPMAYGNGNAGSDDEDEAIRFSHLKPSISSPQSTFKVPMHVVHNSIPSSASHSELLMESPSLYMVAASPSPQKRIYVNLSSHESHSNSASSGLLPHVPSTPSRELRTSASHLLRTPNFNMGDYVHNLFSPSPRGNTITSAGNASSTSQNNPAESTGTNK from the coding sequence ATGATGGCTATAGCGGGTGAAATTCAGGGGCAGGAAAACCTGTCAGATGAGCAAGAGCAAGAGATAGCGAATATGATTCTGAAACGAGCAGAATTGGCTCAAATGACACGTCAATTGAAGGTGAATCTAAGTAAAGTCCCCAGTCCAAATGTTTCACACGATAGTAACTGCAAAGTGACTAGAAAGaggaaatcaaaaacaggTGGTGAtagagaaattgaagaggCCATCAGCAAAGTCTCACCAAAGAAAAACCGCGTTAAAAACGATGCTGACATCAAGGATAAAGGTAATCAAGATGATATACATCTATCTCCTGTAAAAGCATATCGTAGACCAGGAACACCGCCCCCTGGCCCACCTGCCTCATCGTCTTCTTCGCTGAGAAGTGATGGCGACCTTTTGGGGAAATCAGAAGATATACCAACGACGCCTAAGCCAAATAAGAGTCAAAATATCCCACCGGTAATAGTATCAGGTGTCACTAGCGTAAAGGACAAGGATAACAAGCATGCACATCTTGATCACGGAATGAAACAAGTCATGCGGACGCCGAGACGACTCAGCAATCATACAAGAACGGGTTCTGAGAACGATGTTGCAGTAGATCTACTTATGTATCTCGCAACAAGTCCCTACACATCTTCTTCTAGTCTCAGGGGTTCCAGACACGGTGCCCATGAGATGTCGCACATACCAACAACACCAATGGCATACGGCAATGGCAATGCCGGGAGTGATGACGAGGATGAGGCGATAAGATTCTCTCACCTAAAACCCAGCATCTCAAGCCCACAAAGCACCTTCAAAGTGCCAATGCATGTGGTACACAACAGCATTCCATCATCCGCGTCGCACTCAGAGCTACTCATGGAATCCCCGTCGTTATACATGGTGGCAGCTTCGCCTTCACCACAAAAGAGGATATATGTGAACTTAAGTTCTCACGAATCGCATTCTAATTCGGCGTCTTCGGGTCTTCTTCCGCACGTCCCCAGTACACCGTCGAGAGAGCTCAGAACTTCTGCATCGCATTTACTAAGGACACCAAACTTCAACATGGGCGACTACGTGCATAATCTATTCAGTCCTTCGCCAAGAGGTAATACCATCACTAGTGCTGGAAATGCATCGTCCACATCACAGAACAATCCCGCCGAATCAACAGGAACTAACAAGTAG
- the SKP2 gene encoding putative SCF ubiquitin ligase complex subunit SKP2 (similar to Saccharomyces cerevisiae YNL311C; ancestral locus Anc_3.35) translates to MNRLQLFGTSKYFSLSSKDTTSEIPKKHERKTSSRKHGTRCPDSTEVQDDSLHLLNLPFKILTQILECLDVSTLLSLCRVNSQLYDIISNRFLYQDVVLDNKLSLLKFNALIHSEFHSANALLGRKEESIDSQNIRFLVKAIEFSNPQCQDALLKYGKFHNRKGQASVIGGSYVFNNESRTVSSNSRSSSLTRKQSNSNSNSFLGSTNYIVPQDTSHVPPFECYKQLNKLESQYSHYTYIELMLAIIDHLPNLCHVRLTNVEPNFKIPLWYSVFNDGSRDFFKKIINGQQSINSGDLRSFEISTKFIADYEKKFYSLSRIKTLEIRATLDKRNKQQVYLRPNLLCCFGIINELILQDLIIDNDSLDTPLEYVPFHLRLDAPGVYDLHSTVHLLTLKSCKIIPGNGILKLFHDYFKCVRNVKLLNFTSKYDMLLCSCFSSLTDLTIDCNSPCFINQQLVSDNYYYNDDIPNSEVDSDSDCASFTETLFEEPVDICLQAPPPTTAVVISLNLNYLPRIPYGQNKKRQAYITKSQDEYFHQLRIPSFHYFYHYFKKLWDRLPRKNINISVVNIPFTNVFPLSPQYFCEKTIRSLDDDQQTLIPSYNENNAVPETVSTQNYWDGAVRECFKNCLLQFHENQPQSDLMESEILGQMDNGFFNNYKNSKCFQDIPNTNLWCFLKSLSEFKSVHIQMLRKWLFCTPRSRYDWELLLKPVLNVNVPIEVRDRDGVMLYSYGTKRMTKR, encoded by the coding sequence ATGAACCGATTACAGCTTTTTGGTACGTCCAAGTATTTCTCGTTATCTTCAAAGGACACTACTTCTGAGATTCCAAAAAAGCATGAACGCAAAACCTCATCAAGGAAGCATGGAACCAGATGCCCGGACTCCACAGAGGTGCAGGATGACAGTTTGCATTTGTTAAATTTgccattcaaaatcttgaCTCAAATACTTGAATGTTTGGACGTTTCTActcttctttctttatGCAGAGTGAACTCACAGCTATATGATATTATTTCTAATCGCTTCCTTTATCAAGATGTTGTCTTAGATAATAAACTatcattattgaaattcaatgcCCTAATTCATTCAGAATTTCATAGCGCAAATGCATTACTAGGCAGGAAGGAGGAGTCAATCGATTCTCAGAACATAAGATTTTTAGTTAAGGCTATTGAATTCAGCAATCCCCAGTGTCAAGATGCTCTACTGAAATACGGAAAGTTTCATAATAGGAAAGGGCAGGCCTCCGTTATCGGTGGCTCGTACGTGTTCAATAACGAAAGTCGGACAGTTTCCAGTAATTCAAGGTCTTCTTCCCTAACCAGAAAGCAATCAAATTCGAATAGCAACTCATTTCTTGGCAGTACTAACTACATTGTACCGCAGGACACGAGCCATGTCCCACCGTTTGAGTGTTACAAACAGTTAAACAAGCTGGAATCACAATATAGCCATTATACGTATATTGAGCTGATGCTTGCTATTATAGATCATCTTCCTAATCTTTGCCATGTCAGACTCACGAATGTGGAACCGAATTTTAAGATTCCTTTATGGTACTCAGTGTTTAATGATGGATCGAgggattttttcaaaaagattatAAATGGTCAGCAATCCATCAACAGTGGTGATCTTCGTAGTTTTGAGATATCCACAAAATTTATTGCTGATTAtgagaagaaattttacTCCCTAAGTAGAATTAAAACTTTAGAAATAAGAGCGACTCTGGATAAAAGGAATAAACAACAGGTTTATTTAAGACCTAACCTATTATGTTGCTTTGGAATAATCAATGAACTGATTTTGCAAGATTTGATCATTGACAATGATTCTCTTGATACCCCTCTGGAATATGTCCCGTTTCATTTACGTTTGGATGCGCCTGGTGTGTATGACTTGCATTCGACAGTTCACTTATTGACTTTGAAATCCTGCAAGATAATCCCAGGAAATGGTATATTGAAGCTCTTTCACGATTATTTCAAATGTGTGAGGAATgtgaaacttttgaactTTACCAGCAAGTACGACATGCTATTGTGCAGCTGTTTCTCGTCACTTACAGATTTGACGATAGACTGTAACAGTCCATGCTTTATCAACCAGCAGCTAGTAAGCGATAATTATTACTATAACGATGATATTCCAAATTCCGAAGTTGACAGTGATAGCGATTGCGCATCATTCACAGAAACTTTATTTGAAGAACCAGTTGACATATGCCTACAGGCACCGCCGCCTACGACTGCGGTAGTTATCTCCCTGAATTTGAACTACCTACCAAGAATTCCATACGGACAAAATAAAAAGCGTCAAGCATACATTACCAAATCTCAAGACGAGTATTTTCACCAATTGCGAATACCGTCATTCCACTACTTTTATCactatttcaaaaagctgtGGGATAGATTGCCCCgtaaaaatattaataTAAGCGTTGTAAATATTCCTTTTACAAATGTCTTCCCCTTGTCACCACAATATTTTTGTGAAAAAACGATCAGGTCTCTAGATGATGATCAGCAGACACTAATACCAAGCTATAATGAGAATAACGCTGTGCCGGAAACCGTTTCAACTCAAAACTATTGGGATGGCGCAGTTCGAGAATGTTTTAAGAACTGTTTACTACAGTTTCACGAAAACCAACCGCAGTCCGATTTGATGGAGTCGGAGATATTGGGTCAAATGGATAAtggtttcttcaacaattaTAAAAATTCTAAATGCTTTCAAGATATACCAAATACAAACCTTTGGTGCTTTTTGAAGTCTCTGTCTGAATTCAAATCCGTGCACATACAAATGCTCAGAAAATGGCTTTTTTGCACACCTAGATCGAGATACGACTGGGAACTTTTGTTGAAACCTGTTTTGAATGTCAACGTGCCTATCGAAGTTCGAGACAGAGATGGAGTCATGCTATACTCTTATGGGACAAAACGAATGACCAAGCGTTAA
- the ALR1 gene encoding Mg(2+) transporter ALR1 (similar to Saccharomyces cerevisiae ALR1 (YOL130W); ancestral locus Anc_3.38), whose translation MSDGYSSHSRSSSDLSPTASLGSSMMSMNTEDHNELYDHRQHQDSLSVPNNGANAAINNNSTENVQNVPGASVAAPLASDAPATSPLSLLGVSRGRGVRTTQSNSSSTVPMASSGARASRLAQTVSNHRTSFDKTEFGSKPKFKNTKKSKALHSRRGSRSYSISENITKLKEDLTSSANASRPPNQSADSANAPNQQRSRANSTASQNTNSNKLNLTRSISHLNTGNNTGKQQQRRASFDSDDSQASRDSMETEEDVCFPIEPQYHIRVNGIHFGELEDFAETTNEQRSHYIEPANMQGAYESSPAFRNGGTSSSTSTTISSAALKYTPPKQTIEKIGSHTSKNYFNPQPGISFGSNKIEQEDQHDTYEKEHYQNNGQYEQQQSLYTPMEPPFYVPNRFSFFSSESEETVHATDIPSLLKPGQHFSELFRDGEPTWWLDCSCPTDDEMKCITKAFGIHPLTAEDIRMQETREKVELFKSYYFVCFHTFENDHESEDFLEPINVYIVVFRSGVLTFHFNPISHCASVRRRVRQLRDYVNVSSDWICYALIDDITDSFAPVIQSLEYEADSIEDSVFMARDLDFARMLQRIGESRRKTMTLMRLLSGKADVIKMFAKRCQDEANGIGPALTSQINIANLQAAGINHSNKDTMLQQTTQPRGDIALYLGDIQDHLLTMYQNLLAYEKIFSRSHTNYLAQLQVESFNSNNKVTEMLGKVTMLGTMLVPLNIIPGLFGMNVRVPGGDGVGSFGWFFGILSVMVLLALSAWFGASFWIKRIDPPTTLNEAAESGAKSVISSFLPKNTRNNEGKKVPAASKFNPLHRQYPGLPPSNHSVASLPSKYSRYD comes from the coding sequence ATGTCTGATGGATACTCATCGCACAGCAGGTCCTCTTCGGACTTGTCACCAACTGCCTCTTTGGGAAGTTCAATGATGTCAATGAATACAGAGGACCACAATGAACTGTATGACCATAGACAGCACCAGGACTCTTTATCTGTGCCCAACAATGGTGCAAACGCTGCTATCAACAATAATAGTACGGAAAATGTCCAAAATGTGCCAGGTGCGAGTGTGGCTGCTCCGTTAGCTTCAGATGCTCCTGCGACATCTCCCTTGTCATTGCTTGGTGTTTCCCGCGGACGTGGTGTCAGAACGACACAGAGTAATAGCAGTAGTACGGTTCCTATGGCCAGCAGTGGAGCAAGAGCATCGAGACTAGCTCAAACAGTGTCCAACCATAGGACATCGTTCGATAAAACTGAGTTTGGATCGAAGcctaaattcaaaaatactaaaaaatcaaaggcCTTACATTCGAGACGCGGTTCAAGAAGTTACTCGATCTCAGAGAATATCACgaagttgaaagaagacCTGACTTCTTCCGCAAATGCTAGTAGACCTCCAAATCAGAGTGCTGACTCTGCTAACGCTCCAAATCAGCAAAGGTCTAGGGCTAATTCAACTGCATCTCAAAATACTAATAGCAACAAGTTGAATTTAACTCGTAGCATTTCACATCTCAACACAGGTAACAACACTGGAAAGCAGCAACAACGCAGGGCTTCATTCGATTCTGATGATTCGCAAGCTTCGCGAGATTCGATGGAGACAGAGGAAGATGTTTGTTTCCCAATCGAACCACAATATCATATACGAGTTAATGGTATTCATTTTGGTGAACTGGAGGATTTTGCAGAAACGACTAATGAGCAAAGAAGTCACTATATTGAACCAGCAAATATGCAAGGAGCCTACGAAAGTTCACCTGCTTTCAGAAACGGCGGAACTTCAAGTTCCACTTCAACAACTATATCATCTGCAGCGTTAAAATACACGCCTCCAAAACagacaattgaaaaaataggATCTCATACGAGTAAGAATTATTTCAATCCGCAACCTGGTATATCTTTTGGAAGCaataaaattgaacagGAGGACCAACACGACACGTATGAGAAAGAGCATTATCAAAACAATGGACAATATGAGCAACAGCAATCACTGTATACTCCGATGGAACCACCATTTTACGTTCCAAATagattttcatttttttcttcagaatCTGAAGAAACTGTACATGCTACTGATATCCCATCTTTACTTAAACCAGGACAACATTTTTCAGAGTTATTCAGAGATGGGGAGCCAACTTGGTGGCTAGATTGTTCTTGTCCTACTGACGATGAGATGAAATGTATCACTAAAGCATTTGGTATTCATCCTTTGACCGCAGAAGATATTAGAATGCAAGAAACTCGTGAGAAAGTTGAATTGTTCAAATCCTATTATTTCGTTTGTTTTCACACTTTCGAAAACGATCATGAGtctgaagattttttggaacCAATAAATGTCTACATTGTTGTTTTCAGATCTGGCGTTTTAACATTTCATTTTAATCCAATTTCTCATTGTGCCAGCGTCAGGAGGCGTGTTCGTCAATTACGTGATTATGTGAATGTTAGTTCTGATTGGATTTGTTATGCGCTTATTGATGATATCACCGATAGTTTTGCCCCAGTCATTCAATCTCTTGAATACGAGGCAGACTCCATTGAGGATTCTGTTTTTATGGCCCGTGATTTAGATTTCGCTCGTATGTTACAGAGAATTGGTGAGAGTAGACGTAAGACTATGACACTGATGAGATTGCTAAGTGGCAAAGCGGATGTCATCAAAATGTTTGCCAAGAGATGCCAGGATGAGGCTAATGGTATCGGTCCGGCATTAACATCACAAATTAATATTGCAAATTTGCAAGCAGCAGGAATCAATCACTCTAATAAGGATACGATGCTGCAGCAAACTACTCAACCAAGGGGCGATATAGCTTTGTATCTGGGTGATATCCAAGATCATTTACTCACAATGTACCAAAATTTATTAGCATACGAGAAAATCTTTTCGAGATCTCATACAAATTACCTCGCCCAATTGCAAGTTGAATCTTTTAATTCTAACAACAAAGTAACAGAAATGTTAGGTAAAGTTACAATGCTGGGAACCATGCTTGTGCCATTAAACATCATACCAGGTTTATTTGGTATGAATGTGCGCGTTCCAGGTGGTGATGGTGTTGGAAGCTTTGGTTGGTTCTTCGGTATTCTGAGTGTAATGGTTTTATTGGCTCTTTCTGCTTGGTTCGGTGCATCATTTTGGATCAAGAGAATTGATCCACCAACTACTCTCAATGAGGCTGCAGAAAGTGGAGCAAAGTCTGTAATTTCAAGCTTTTTGCCCAAAAATACCAGAAACAACGAGGGTAAGAAGGTACCAGCTGCTTCTAAATTCAACCCACTACATCGCCAGTATCCTGGACTGCCGCCATCGAATCATTCAGTCGCAAGCTTACCAAGTAAGTACAGTCGTTACGATTGA
- the KRI1 gene encoding Kri1p (similar to Saccharomyces cerevisiae KRI1 (YNL308C); ancestral locus Anc_3.39): MPRKKSSAKKARETAVKEAKQVHVKIGAQEDKETELPTIETPKEISDASGDESSSEEEDDYGELITEEVEEGIQKVLKAIRANDKEVLFNPKVRFFHDAERTANANEKNEKHKPIYLKDYHRMNILAGNTFAEDEEQEESTIDGKQSYVDQQKEEKTKLLDEIKNAFDEGVESDQEDEDFLKKKTPSKKVEKSNLNLPDPAQNQEKFLDEFINNQAWIPRKGDKVVSLDHDSDMQEDDDEFEDAVEQFETAYNFRYEDPNSADIVSYARNQATARRAASKSRRKKREEEREIKNKEMLETERSIQKKKTEKVHKLTDVLEQLKKEYGADIDEAMIKKITNTLLNNEYKEEDWNEVLSGLFNEEFYEQKGKPTWDDDDEVMADFYEDQDIEEAEDVDVEKEEEDDIQDTDKHQDEKSSNKSRKEKKKGKMAEKKEKKNLRALVENAVEDNKLAIIDEVEKSKEERKSRARSKEEQDLKFRYREVSPESFGLTTKEIFAADDAQLNQFIGLKKFAPYRPKEQRMRDKRKVTKAKRLREWRKEVFKNENGMIASDGNTDGSIIIPVDSDSKTEKKVHKARKHKSSS; this comes from the coding sequence ATGCCCAGAAAGAAATCAAGTGCTAAAAAGGCAAGAGAGACCGCTGTAAAAGAAGCCAAACAAGTGCATGTCAAGATTGGTGCTCaagaagataaagaaacAGAACTTCCGACAATAGAAACACCAAAAGAAATCTCTGACGCTAGTGGCGATGAATCTTCCAGCGAAGAGGAGGATGATTACGGTGAACTGATCACGGAAGAGGTTGAGGAGGGTATTCAGAAAGTCCTCAAGGCAATACGGGCAAACGATAAGGAGGTTCTATTCAATCCTAAGgtcagattttttcatgatGCTGAAAGGACAGCCAATGCAAACgagaaaaatgagaaaCATAAACCAATTTACCTAAAGGATTACCACAGAATGAACATTCTAGCAGGAAATACATTTGCggaagatgaagagcaAGAGGAAAGTACCATTGACGGTAAGCAGTCGTACGTTGACcagcaaaaagaagaaaagactaAGCTGTTagatgaaatcaaaaacgCGTTTGATGAAGGAGTAGAGAGCGATCAAGAAGACGAggactttttgaaaaagaaaacaccctcgaaaaaagttgaaaaatcaaaccTCAATCTGCCTGATCCTGCGCAGAATCAGGAAAAATTTTTAGACGAATTTATCAATAATCAAGCTTGGATTCCAAGAAAGGGTGATAAAGTTGTGTCACTTGATCATGATTCAGATATGCaggaagatgatgatgaatttgaagatgcGGTAGAACAATTTGAGACTGCCTACAACTTCCGCTATGAGGATCCAAATTCTGCAGATATTGTTTCTTATGCACGTAATCAAGCTACCGCGAGAAGAGCTGCTTCCAAATCACGTaggaaaaagagagaaGAGGAGAGAGagataaaaaacaaagagatGTTAGAAACGGAGAGGTCaatacaaaagaagaagaccGAAAAAGTTCATAAGTTGACTGATGTCTtggaacaattgaaaaaagagtatGGCGCAGATATTGACGAGGCCATGATTAAGAAAATTACAAATACTCTACTGAACAATGAGTACAAAGAGGAGGATTGGAATGAAGTATTAAGTGGATTGTTTAATGAAGAGTTCTATGAGCAAAAAGGAAAGCCAACCTGggatgacgatgatgaagtgATGGCTGACTTCTATGAAGAtcaagatattgaagaggCTGAGGATGTCGATGTAGAGAAAGAGGAGGAGGATGATATACAAGATACAGACAAGCACcaagatgaaaaaagcagcaacaagtcaagaaaggaaaagaaaaaaggtaaaatggcagagaaaaaggaaaagaaaaaccTAAGAGCCTTAGTTGAGAATGCAGTAGAGGACAATAAATTAGCTATAATTGATGAGGTCgaaaaaagcaaagaagaaaggaaatCAAGAGCACGTTCTAAGGAAGAGCAAGACCTCAAATTCCGTTATCGTGAAGTGTCCCCTGAAAGTTTTGGGCTTACAACGAAGGAAATTTTTGCAGCAGATGATGCTCAATTAAACCAGTTCAttggattgaaaaaattcgcTCCATATAGGCCAAAGGAACAAAGAATGAGGGACAAAAGAAAGGTTACTAAGGCTAAAAGATTAAGGGAATggagaaaagaagttttCAAGAACGAAAATGGTATGATAGCTTCGGATGGGAATACTGACGGGTCTATTATCATTCCTGTTGATTCAGATTCTAagactgaaaaaaaagtacaCAAAGCAAGAAAACACAAGTCATCTTCATAG
- the ZIM17 gene encoding Zim17p (similar to Saccharomyces cerevisiae ZIM17 (YNL310C); ancestral locus Anc_3.36), with amino-acid sequence MLLRSSLLLRQPRRLLITEQCKITSSLIKAIIHQRIGCRSFITSNRLLNDEKRKNEGSKMATLKVDKPMMMIAFTCKKCNTRSSHTMSKQAYTGGTVLIKCPSCNARHLIADHLKIFRDDSVTIEDILKAKGESLSSTTDDLVFEDIPENLRNVIGHYAKDAPKDLRKKLDNEVVRELPNPSKDAQ; translated from the coding sequence ATGCTATTGAGATCCAGCTTGCTGCTAAGACAACCAAGACGGCTTCTGATTACTGAACAATGTAAAATCACATCTTCATTGATAAAAGCTATTATTCACCAGAGAATTGGCTGTAGGTCATTTATTACCTCCAATAGGCTGCTGAATGACGAGAAACGAAAAAATGAAGGTAGTAAGATGGCTACTTTGAAGGTTGACAAGCCTATGATGATGATTGCGTTCACATGTAAAAAATGCAATACAAGATCATCGCACACCATGTCGAAACAAGCATATACGGGTGGGACGGTCCTGATTAAATGTCCATCATGTAACGCAAGACACCTTATAGCagatcatttgaaaatatttagaGATGATAGTGTTACCATAGAGGATATCCTAAAGGCCAAAGGAGAATCCTTATCATCAACTACAGATGACCTGGTATTCGAGGATATACCAGAAAATCTACGGAATGTAATAGGCCATTATGCAAAGGATGCACCAAAAGATCTGAGGAAGAAATTGGACAATGAAGTGGTGCGTGAGTTGCCAAACCCGTCAAAAGATGCCCAATGA